TTTTACAATTTCGTTTAATTGAGCTTGAGTAGGTTGATAAAGAAATAAAGAATCAGTATCACCATATAAAACTCTCATACCTAATTCTCTAGCTCTTTTAACAGTATTAGTAATAACATACCTCCCTAAAGCTGTAACACTTTCAGCTACAGCAGGAGCATATAATGGGAAAGTCTCAGCCCCGAACACACCATATGTAGCATTAATGAACACTTTCATACCGCTTTGAACAACATTATACATCATCTTACGATCTTCATCAATATCCTTTTGCTTAGATTTTTTCTTGTAAATTTTTACTCTAAAATCTCTTAATAATCCAGTTATTACTGCAGTTATACCAGGTTTATCCATACAGACTTCATGCAATTTTTCTCCAGTTTCATCCTTAATTTCATAAATTTTTTTACAGTTTCCTACATCAACTGTCTCGTAACTTAAATTCCAATTTCTTATAACAGAAGGATACAGAGAAGCAAAATCTAGCACAGTAACATTAAAGAATACTCCTACTGGAGGATCAATAACAACAGCACCTTTATATCCTTTACCTTTTATAGTAGCAGCAGTCCTTAATTTAGAAGACCTCTCTAAAATTTCTTCTTTAAGAGGAATAAGCCAATTCCTCTTTCTATGCTCCCAGTAATATAGATTCTTAACCCAGGCCGATATCTCAGTTCTAGTCATCTCTTCAATTCCTAACTTAGAAATTCTAGCGAACAAAATAATTAACTTCCACGTTAAATCATTATTAAATGTAGTTAACCTTAATGTAATTTCAGAATCTCTAAAATTATATTGAATCAACTTAGAAATGTCCAAATCACTAATCATAGAATCTACTTTTACTTTTGACATTCCCAACAATGCAGAAGCTACAGCATCTAAATTGTATTCGCTATATTTTCCACCAAAAGCATAATTTCTAACTGCCTTATTAAAGAAAAACCTGTACAAATCAACATGAAATCCACACAAAAACTTTGTCTCCCTACTTCCAATCTCAAATGGAATTTCTTCGGGGAAATAACCTAGCTTTAAAGACCTGTAATAAATATATGGAATATCAAAATCATCACCGTTAAACGTAAGCATAAGAGGATAATTCTTGATAATTTCAAAAAATCTTTCAAGCAACTTTCCTTCAGTTTCAAAATATTCTACAGAAATTCCATCATTATTAACAGAACCTTGAGAAACATCTTCTCTTTTAAGCACTAAAACCTTTTTTAAACCATCATTTCCTGCTAAAGATATACTTATTACTGGAAACTCAGCTTTATATGGATCTGGAACTCTTCCCTTCACGGGTGTATAAACTTCTATATCTATAGCAACTCTCTTTACAGCCGGAATATCAGCTTCAAATAGTGGAGCCCACTGAATAGCCATTTCTTTTGTTAGTTCGTCAGAATCCGCAAAAGCTTTCTTAACTTCCTCAATATCAACATTAAGATTAACTTGCTCAAGCTTACCATGATTTAACTTATAAGGCATTCCAGGAATTAATTGCAAATCATAGATATAATTATTAAAATACTTAATATGAGCCTCATAAGCTTTAGGTACATGTTCCCTCATTCTCCTCACAGCTAAAGGATCTTTTACTACAATCTTAGTCAAAGAAATAGGCTTACCAGTGTACGGGTCAATCTTACTAACTACTTCTAAATGATCAAAAGATGGATCCCTTATTATTTTAGGAATTTTCCTAACTTGTTCCGGAGTAAGATCAACAAGAAAATATGATTTGTGACCAGTTTGATCATAATATACAGCAGACTCACCAGTTTCGGGATCATATAATTTTAACAAAGCCTTTCCTTTTTTTCCATCATAATCCGCTGATAACAAATAATAAGTTCTCCCTTCTTTAGCTTCCTTCATCCATACTATTTCCTTAGGTTTTTTAACATCAGATAATTCTACCTCTTCTTCTTTAGGCTTAGTATTATTCTTAGTATTTTCATTAGAAGGCAATGAAAAATCAAAGAGAGTAATTTGCTTAGCCATAAGTATAACTTATGCGAAATACTCTTTAAACATTAAGGTTTCCTTTATTAGTAATAATTATACTAAATAGTTTGGACCCGTAGCTCAGCCAGGATAGAGCGCAGGCCTTCGGAGCCTGTGGTCCCGGGTTCAAATCCCGGCGGGCCCGCTAAAGGGGGAACACCCCCTTTGACCCCCAATTTCAATTTTTCGTAAGTTTCAACGATGTCAATTAAGGGACCGACGTAATGTTCCTTTATCTCACCGTTTATCGTTTCCAATTTATAGACATAATACCGACTTCTAACTTGACGTATGATGATATCACCAAACGTATAAGTCTTCTTTTTATCCTTCATTTTCGCCCTAAATTTACGGTTAACAAAAAACGATTTATAAGCTTTGTTAACGCGTTAAAAGTTAACAAAAAATACATTAAATTGAAATATAACATTGATAATTCCATATTATCGAAAAATAGTGATATCTTTACTTCGTCACTAAGCGAAACAATTTTAGTCCATAATTAGCTACTTTAAAACGAATTCCGTCTTTATCAAAAATTATATTTCACACTATATATGAAAGACTTATAAGATATTTTCAACTATATTAAAATAATAAAATGATGGAATTATTCGTTTGGAAGATAATTTAGTTGTTCTTTATTGTAAAAAGATTGAATAGTTTGTAATAAATGAAAGTATATACAGTATTGTATTTTCCTTAATTCTAGAAAGTTTAATTAAATATCTCTACTTTATCTATTTTTCTATTTAGGTATAATTAAATATATAATACCAAAATAAATTAAAAATAATCTAAATCTAAAATATTTAACATTCACATATATAAAATACTTATTTAAAACTTAAATAGTAATCTCAGCTCTCACACGGTTCTTCATCATTCTGATCCACTTTTACTTCATCATGTCTAAGAATTTCATAAGTTCTTCTTTTGCTTCATCTAAGTTATTATATCTTTTAGTTGTATTCTTAAAATAATACCCGCATACTTGTGGTATTGGTCCGCCTATTCCTTTATCTTTGGCTATTTTAGCTAATCTAATTAAATCTATTAATGGTTGTACAGCATTGGTTGAGTCTAAAGTCTTCATAGAGATGTCTATTCTAACTTTAGATCCTAAAGAATATTCTCCTTCAATGACCATGTAACTAACTCTTCTATCTCCAAGAAATTCTACATAGTCTGAAGTACCTGCTACTATTTCTGAATCATTAGTCCTTTGAGAAATATACGAGGATTTAATTTTCTTTTTTAGATCTTTTTTGGAATCCTCTAAGGTAGCAAAAGTTTCAGTATTACCTGCTATGTCAATTTGATAAGATCTTATTACTTTTACGCCTCTTTTTTGTAAGAATTCTATAATGCCTGAGTGTAAGATTGTACCTCCTATTTGGCTAATTAAATCATCCCCAAATATCGGTATATTCATATCTTGATATTTACTACCTAAAACCTCAGTAACGTTCGTAGGAGTTGCATTGATAAAAGACGAGTTTGCTCTAAGAGACTCATTAGCATAAAATATACTAGCTTTTTCAGCTCCTACTGGAAGAAGATTAAGCACTACATCTACATTATTTTCTCTTAATGTATCGTAAACATCTATTGGCTTTTCATCTGATTCTTCAATTATTTTAGATAAATGATCGTCTATGCCATCTAAAGTAGGCCCTCTTAATACTATAATATCAGAATTAACTTCTGTATATTTTTCAACTACATTAGGTTTAGAAAATATAGCTTCTGAAAGTTTCTTTCCAACTTTTCTTTTATCTACATCAATAGCTGTAACTATTTCTATATCTTCTGGTTTTATAGAGAGATTTAATATTCCAGGTATTTCTATTCCTCTTTTAACCTCTTCTAAAGCTTGAACTAATGCTGAAGCTGAATTTCCTATTCCTACTAACGCTACTCTTATCATATTATCACCAAAATTAAGGGTGATATTATACCAACAGCTATACTTAAAATCGCAGACAATATAACACTACCTCTTTCATCACTCTGTATAAATGAAAATTCTCCATCTTTGAACATTTCCCTTATTACAGGGATATAATATCCTGCTGATATTGCGCTATTTACTACTGCAATAATTATAAGCCAAGGAAACTGATAAACTGATTCAAACAAGAATAATTTTCCCCAGAATCCTATTATTGGAGGAATACCTAACAAACTTAAAAGTAAAATTGATGATGCTGCAGCTAATCCCTTATCATTCTTAGCTAAACCTTCTAATCCTTCAAACCTTGAAGTACCTGAAGTTTTTTCTACATGATTTACAAAATTAAATAATCCTGCCTGAGCTATAATATAAGCTAATGACTGCACTATTAATCCAGCTTCTGCAATTGTTGTATTAACTTCTAACGCTACAAATCCTATGAGAATAAATCCCATTTGCGAAATGCTACTAAAGGATAGTATTGACGATAATTCCTTTCTTGAAAATGCTATAATGTTTCCTATAGTCATGCTTAATATGGAGATAGTTGAAAATAATACTATCATTAGAGTAGTAACTAATTGTGAAGGATCTCCAAAAATAAATAATCTAATTAATGGAATTATACCCAAAAGTTTTCCTACGCTAGACACAAAAGCTACTGATTCTCTATCTGCGTTAGTATACACATCGGGTAACCATCCTTGGAATGGAAAAGCTCCAATTTTAAATAGAAATGCTACTGATAAAAACGCAATCCCTGTTATAAACAAATATGGATAATATATTGTACCATAATCCAAATATAACGTCTGAGTAGAAACAATATAGAATGCAAATCCTAAAATCATAAAAGATGAGGATATCAACCCCATTATAAGATATTTCATGCCAGCATTTACAGAATTATAATCTTTCTTAAGCATCGCTATTACGTAAGAAGCTGCTGAGGCTATTCCCCAACCGCCTAAAATTATTAAAATATTATATGCAAACGATAAATATATTATGCCTAGCGTAGATAAAGACATCAAAGATAACATTGAACTTCTTGTAGGCCATCCTTCTATGTGACTTTTACCACCTATTAGTACTATAATAGTACCTACTATTGCTATCATCGAAAATAGGTAGCCAGTATCATCAATATATAGTGATTTAGAGAATAGCGCATAATTGATATATCCAAATATCCAAGTTAATATTAGACTTATTAATGAAACTATACTTATAGTTAACATTAAATAAAATGCTATAGAGTATTTTTTTATAAATAAAACTGATATAGAAGAAAAAAGTAAAAGAACAGAAGGAACTAATATTGGTAAATAATCTAATATCATTTTATATCACCCAGTTGCAAATAATAGTATAAGAATAACTAACAATAATACAACACCTCCAACAAAATAACCTATATAATCCCTCAATATGCCACTTTGTATTCTAGAGAACATATTCTGGCCATACTTTATTATTCCAGAAGGCAATCTTTGATTCAACGAATTATCTATAGTCTCAGACTCTACTTTCTTGAATATTATATTATTAAATACCATACCATATCTACCTAATAGGTCAAATATTGGATATACATACCATCCATAGTAGAAGAAATTAATTAATGGAATTATTGCATTCAAATTAAATTCAGTAGTATAAAGTAAGAATCCTATAAATATACCTACCAAAGATGCTATAAGCTCTATACCGTTATACATAAAAATACTACTAGGTACAGAGAAATTATTTGTGAAAAATACTGCTAAATCTGATATAAATACTGCTAATACAATACTGGCTATCATCAGTATAGATGGTGAAACTAACATAATAGGTGAAACATGCCCTTCTTCCTCTTTTTCACCTTTACCATAGAAAAATACTCTCGCGATATACCTAGTTATATATACTGCACCTAAGAATTCCAAACCAACATAAAGCAAATCAAAATCAAAATTATATGATGAAGTTAAATATGATATAAAAGAGTGTGCCCAGAACCCTATGAATATTGGTATATTTGCCAAATTTAAAGCTGCAAATAATTGAAGTACAAATATTGCCTTTAACTTCTTGTACAGATTAGGAAAACTTCCTACATATCTACTCTCAGTATAATGTATTATAGATCCAGCATTCATGAATAGAGTTGCTTTATATATTCCATGTGCAATCATTTGAATCAATCCTATAACAATTCCTATGTATACAAAAGCAAAATTATGTAAAAATAACGCTAAAATTCCTCCTAATGAAGATGATAATATCATTAAACTTATTTGATCTGCAGTAGAATTAGCTAATATAACTTTTTGTTCATTTGAAACTAATGCATTAATGCTAGTATATAAGGCAGTAAAAGTAGAAATTCCTATTAAAAATTCCAAAAATGGTATCAAATTAGAAGAGTATGTCTGAATTAAATAAGGAAATGTTAGAAATGTAAACATAGCACCTAAATTAACCATAGTTGCCGCATGTATTAACGCACTAACTGGCGTAGGACCAGTCATTGCAGTGACCAACCATTGAGTAAATGGAAATTGAGCACTTTTAGATAGACCTCCTAAATATAGAAAAACAAGGACTAAGGCTGAGAATGGTAATACTAACAATGAAGATAATTCAGTAAACATACTTGGCATTGAACTTCCTATAATAGGATATATCAGAGATATTCCATTAAAGTAAGAAGTAGTAGTTAAGTAAAGTAAATAACCTAAGATAGATATCATTGCTACATCAGCAATTCTGGTAAATATTAATGCTCTAATTCCGCTAGTTGTAGGTTTAGATAGATACTCTATACCTAAAACATATCTTTTGAAATCTCCTACAACGTTTTTCTCGTTATCATCTAACCAATAACTAATTAATCCATACGAAGCTAGGCTAGTTCCTTCCCATCCTGCTAAGAACAACAATATATTATCTGATAATACTACTGCTAACATTGATGTAACGAAAAATCCAAAGAATCCCCAATACCTTCTTAACACTTTATCTTCTTTCATATATCCAATACTATACAATGCAATGAAGAAAGACAAACTAGAAACAAATACTGCTAATATAGCTTGAAGAACTGAAGAACTAAAGGTGAAATAAGTAAATACTGTTCCCTCATATGATGGTACAAAGAAATTAGGATGAGATACTGTTAACGTATTAATTAGATTGTATATTGATAATATCATTGAAATACCTATTAATGCTACTACTATTGAACCTCTTACATCTTGATTTAAGGATTTAGTTGATATTAAAGCAATTAAAGACCCTATCGCAGGTAAAATAACTATAAGGAAGAGATAATATACATTAAATGATGGATTTATTATAGTTATGAAATTATTAACTGATATAGATAATATATTTGGATAGAAGAAAAAGATGACACTAACTACACTTAAGATAGCCATTGGAAGAGTATATTCTATTACATTATCAATATTCTTATTCTCCTTCTTACCACCATATACTTTCTTAAATAAATAACCCATATATCCACTAGATAACCCAATACCAATTGTCACACCCAATAGTGCTAAAACAAAATATGTAATCGCAGTAAATTTGAGTAAATCGCCTAATGAGAATACCAATAGTACTTCACTAATAAACCCTATAGTAGGAGGTAATCCCAAGATATTTAGCAAACCAAAGAATGATAAAGTAGAATGCAATGGAGATGATAAATAAAGTCCACCAAGATTATCAATGTTTCTTTCGTGTAGTTCTGTTATTGAAGCTCCTGCACTCATGAAAAGTAAACCTTTACCTAATCCGTGAGAAGCGTATATCAATACTGAAGCTAATACACCAATTGATAAAGTATTTACATTATCTCCTAGTCCTAGAATATAACCTATAGAAGCTGCAAGTAGCATATAACCCATTTGAGAAACTGTAGAATATGCTAAGAATCTCTTGAAGTCTTTTTGTGCAAATGCATTAATTCCTCCATATAACATCGTTATTATTGCCCATCCTATAAATATCCCAGAAATGTATGAAAAACTAGGGAAAAGATAGTAGTAGAGAATTATAACGTAAATTCCTAATCCTACTAGATTAGGACTTAATAAAACTGAAATTGGTGTTGGTGCTTCTCCATGAGCATATGGTAACCATATATTGAATCCGGCTTGCGCACCTTTTACCATCATCCCAATTATTCCTAAAACGAAAATGAGAATAGAGAAAGGTATAATAGATGAAATCTCACGGGTTATTCCATACGAGACATAAACATCCATAGTTTTTGTTTCTAGACCAATTAAAATAATCGAAGATAGCAATAGTACTGTGCCTACATGAGTCCAAATAAAATATAATAAGCTTATTCTCCTCCTATCTCCATATCCATAAAGTAGTATAAGTAGAAAAGATGTAACTAAAGAAACTTCTAAAAACACGTAAATTTCTAGCAAGTTTGTAGATAAAACAGCATATATCATAGCTAATGAGAACATAGTATAAAGAGCAAAATATAATCCCCAATTACTATTTCCACTTTCTCTAAATTTTTCTTCCATATACCTTAGAGAGTATACTGTTGTAACTATAGTTACAGCAAGAATTATAATTAGGAAAGCGTAATTTAAATCATTTACAGTGAATCCGAAGCTTCCTACATCAGTACCAACATAAAAAGTATAGAATAATCCTCTCCTCAATAGGAAATATCCATTTATAGCTATAGCTATTATAGATAATGAAAAAGCTATATTCTTATTTTTTTGGAAAAAAACAACAGAAGCAATTAAGAAAGATATAATTAAAATTAATAAAGATAACATACTTTTATTTCACCTCTAGAGAACCATTATTTCTATAATATAAGATAATTGAAGCAAAAGCTACAACTACTTCTATTAAAGCCATTCCAATAGCAAATATCGAAAAAATAACAGGCTGATACACAAGACCTAAGAGATCAGATAATGAAAAAACAAATAAAATAGCTGAATTCAAAATAATCTCCGATGACAATAATATTCTTATTATATTCCTGCTATTTAATAATCCGTATATTCCTATTCCTATTAAAATAATTGATAAAGATATACCAAACTCTCCTAATATCATCTTAATCCCTCCTAGATAGAGTAATTGCTTCTATTAACGTAGTCAATAGACCTATAACCAAGACTATTGCTGGAAACCAGTATTCGGATAATATAGTTTCAGCTAATTGTTGCAAATCTAAAGGCTTAGGCACAGAAACTTGTATTGTAGTCAAAGAAAGTACAACAACTGTAAATATTGCACCAGTGGCAATTATTGCAACAAAAGATGCCCAAGGAATATTAATCTGCCTTACACTTAATCCTTTAAACATTACTAAGGATACGGATAAAAATACAACAGTAGCTCCTACATATAATAATAAATGAAAAGCAGAGTATATTCCATAACTAGCTGGAGCAATTAAGGTTATCAGAACTGCTATACTAATTCCTAAGAACGCTAGAGTTATTGCAGAATAAAAAACATTCTTGGAAGATACAATAAATATAGCTGATGAAATAGATATTACAGAAAAAATTAAAAATAGTATTAAGTCAAGACTCAGATTCATATTTTATTCCCTTTTTCTCGTCTATTACAGTTCTTACTTTTTTCACTACCTTATCTTCTGGTACTGTATCAAAATTTTTATTGAATTTATCTGGATCAAATACTAAATCTCTTCTATTTGAGAACGCTACATCATGAACGCCAGTTTCCTTTAATGCATCAACTGGACAAATATCTACACAGAAACCACAGAACACACATCTACCATAATTTATTGTAGGAAGCTTCTTACCCCCTTCTGTCATCATTTTCATTGCATCAGCAGGGCATATCATAGCACATAGAGTACATCCTATGCAAACGTCTTTATACAATCTTATTAAGCCCCTATAGCCTTGCGGAAGAGTTAAAGACTCTTCTGGATATTTTAATGTTATAGTCTTTGGCTTAACCATATACTTTAATCCGGTAGTTATAGCTTCTAAATGATCTGCGAATAGTCTAAACGGATTTTCTTTTTTATATTCTTTTATATCCATAAGTAACCCACCACCATTCCTACAACTAATGAAATTAGGGCTAGTGGAAATAAGTATTTCCAACTACCCCTTAAAGCTTGATCAATCCTATATCTACCATACACACTTCTTAAAAATACAGAAAAGAATACAATAATTACAGCTTTTACTGCAGTAAGAACAGCTCCTGGAAATCCAGCGAATGGAAGCCAACCACCTAAAAATATGTCAGCAAAGATCAAAGAATAAATGAAAGTACCTACATATGAACCAGCCATGTTTAAAACAAATAAAAATCCACTATATTCGGTATATGGACCTATAACTACTTCTGTTTCAGCTTCAACAATATCGAATGGGAATCTAGAACTACCTATTAGCATTCCAACGAAAAATACAAATGCTGCAAAAGGATCAGCTATTATGCCAGGTATACCACTTTCAACTATTTTGGCAATATCTAATGTATGATATTCTACAGCTAAAGATAAAGTGGCTATTAAAATAAGAGTATCATAGCTAACTGACAAATAAGTTTCTCTAACCGCACCTACTATTGCAAACCTATTATTCGTAACCCACGCTAAGAATACTACAAATATAGGATATATAGCTTCCATTGCTAGAACTAAAACTAAGTTATATTGCACAAAAAATCCAGCCAAAACTCCTTCATTAATACTAGGATCAAAGAAATCATGGAAATATAATGAAAATATAGAGCCAGATTTTGGAATAATAGAAAATGGAATTACAGTCAGAGGTAATATTGATACCATAAGTAATAGTATAGGAGCTAGAACAAATAAAGTAGGATTTACATCATTAGGTATTATAATTTCAGAAAATACAAATTTCAGAGCATCAGCAACTAGTTGTAGATAGCCTCCTAACTTTTTAGACGCATAATAAGGACCTATTCTCATCTGAACTTTTGCTGCAGCTTTTCTTTCAAACCATATAGTAGTTAGTAATAAAATTCCAGTAAATATTAATCCTGGAAATATAATTACTACAAAAAATGAGGGATAGAAGAAATAAAATCTTAATAACCATAGAAT
This genomic window from Acidianus manzaensis contains:
- a CDS encoding DNA-directed DNA polymerase I translates to MAKQITLFDFSLPSNENTKNNTKPKEEEVELSDVKKPKEIVWMKEAKEGRTYYLLSADYDGKKGKALLKLYDPETGESAVYYDQTGHKSYFLVDLTPEQVRKIPKIIRDPSFDHLEVVSKIDPYTGKPISLTKIVVKDPLAVRRMREHVPKAYEAHIKYFNNYIYDLQLIPGMPYKLNHGKLEQVNLNVDIEEVKKAFADSDELTKEMAIQWAPLFEADIPAVKRVAIDIEVYTPVKGRVPDPYKAEFPVISISLAGNDGLKKVLVLKREDVSQGSVNNDGISVEYFETEGKLLERFFEIIKNYPLMLTFNGDDFDIPYIYYRSLKLGYFPEEIPFEIGSRETKFLCGFHVDLYRFFFNKAVRNYAFGGKYSEYNLDAVASALLGMSKVKVDSMISDLDISKLIQYNFRDSEITLRLTTFNNDLTWKLIILFARISKLGIEEMTRTEISAWVKNLYYWEHRKRNWLIPLKEEILERSSKLRTAATIKGKGYKGAVVIDPPVGVFFNVTVLDFASLYPSVIRNWNLSYETVDVGNCKKIYEIKDETGEKLHEVCMDKPGITAVITGLLRDFRVKIYKKKSKQKDIDEDRKMMYNVVQSGMKVFINATYGVFGAETFPLYAPAVAESVTALGRYVITNTVKRARELGMRVLYGDTDSLFLYQPTQAQLNEIVKWVKDNFKLDLELDKSYRFIAFSGLKKNYFGVFTDSTVDIKGMLAKKRNTPEFLKEAFKEVKDLMININSPSDLEEAKKEIANKVKEVYNKLKNKEYNLDDVAFKVMLSRDLESYEKTTPQHVKAAMQLKALGIQTLPRDIILFVKVKSKEGVKPVQLAKITEIDVDKYYEAVKSTFEQLLKSLGISWDEIASTISIDSFFK
- a CDS encoding inositol-3-phosphate synthase, with amino-acid sequence MIRVALVGIGNSASALVQALEEVKRGIEIPGILNLSIKPEDIEIVTAIDVDKRKVGKKLSEAIFSKPNVVEKYTEVNSDIIVLRGPTLDGIDDHLSKIIEESDEKPIDVYDTLRENNVDVVLNLLPVGAEKASIFYANESLRANSSFINATPTNVTEVLGSKYQDMNIPIFGDDLISQIGGTILHSGIIEFLQKRGVKVIRSYQIDIAGNTETFATLEDSKKDLKKKIKSSYISQRTNDSEIVAGTSDYVEFLGDRRVSYMVIEGEYSLGSKVRIDISMKTLDSTNAVQPLIDLIRLAKIAKDKGIGGPIPQVCGYYFKNTTKRYNNLDEAKEELMKFLDMMK
- the nuoN gene encoding NADH-quinone oxidoreductase subunit NuoN gives rise to the protein MILDYLPILVPSVLLLFSSISVLFIKKYSIAFYLMLTISIVSLISLILTWIFGYINYALFSKSLYIDDTGYLFSMIAIVGTIIVLIGGKSHIEGWPTRSSMLSLMSLSTLGIIYLSFAYNILIILGGWGIASAASYVIAMLKKDYNSVNAGMKYLIMGLISSSFMILGFAFYIVSTQTLYLDYGTIYYPYLFITGIAFLSVAFLFKIGAFPFQGWLPDVYTNADRESVAFVSSVGKLLGIIPLIRLFIFGDPSQLVTTLMIVLFSTISILSMTIGNIIAFSRKELSSILSFSSISQMGFILIGFVALEVNTTIAEAGLIVQSLAYIIAQAGLFNFVNHVEKTSGTSRFEGLEGLAKNDKGLAAASSILLLSLLGIPPIIGFWGKLFLFESVYQFPWLIIIAVVNSAISAGYYIPVIREMFKDGEFSFIQSDERGSVILSAILSIAVGIISPLILVII
- a CDS encoding proton-conducting transporter membrane subunit; this translates as MLSLLILIISFLIASVVFFQKNKNIAFSLSIIAIAINGYFLLRRGLFYTFYVGTDVGSFGFTVNDLNYAFLIIILAVTIVTTVYSLRYMEEKFRESGNSNWGLYFALYTMFSLAMIYAVLSTNLLEIYVFLEVSLVTSFLLILLYGYGDRRRISLLYFIWTHVGTVLLLSSIILIGLETKTMDVYVSYGITREISSIIPFSILIFVLGIIGMMVKGAQAGFNIWLPYAHGEAPTPISVLLSPNLVGLGIYVIILYYYLFPSFSYISGIFIGWAIITMLYGGINAFAQKDFKRFLAYSTVSQMGYMLLAASIGYILGLGDNVNTLSIGVLASVLIYASHGLGKGLLFMSAGASITELHERNIDNLGGLYLSSPLHSTLSFFGLLNILGLPPTIGFISEVLLVFSLGDLLKFTAITYFVLALLGVTIGIGLSSGYMGYLFKKVYGGKKENKNIDNVIEYTLPMAILSVVSVIFFFYPNILSISVNNFITIINPSFNVYYLFLIVILPAIGSLIALISTKSLNQDVRGSIVVALIGISMILSIYNLINTLTVSHPNFFVPSYEGTVFTYFTFSSSVLQAILAVFVSSLSFFIALYSIGYMKEDKVLRRYWGFFGFFVTSMLAVVLSDNILLFLAGWEGTSLASYGLISYWLDDNEKNVVGDFKRYVLGIEYLSKPTTSGIRALIFTRIADVAMISILGYLLYLTTTSYFNGISLIYPIIGSSMPSMFTELSSLLVLPFSALVLVFLYLGGLSKSAQFPFTQWLVTAMTGPTPVSALIHAATMVNLGAMFTFLTFPYLIQTYSSNLIPFLEFLIGISTFTALYTSINALVSNEQKVILANSTADQISLMILSSSLGGILALFLHNFAFVYIGIVIGLIQMIAHGIYKATLFMNAGSIIHYTESRYVGSFPNLYKKLKAIFVLQLFAALNLANIPIFIGFWAHSFISYLTSSYNFDFDLLYVGLEFLGAVYITRYIARVFFYGKGEKEEEGHVSPIMLVSPSILMIASIVLAVFISDLAVFFTNNFSVPSSIFMYNGIELIASLVGIFIGFLLYTTEFNLNAIIPLINFFYYGWYVYPIFDLLGRYGMVFNNIIFKKVESETIDNSLNQRLPSGIIKYGQNMFSRIQSGILRDYIGYFVGGVVLLLVILILLFATG
- a CDS encoding NADH-quinone oxidoreductase subunit NuoK; amino-acid sequence: MILGEFGISLSIILIGIGIYGLLNSRNIIRILLSSEIILNSAILFVFSLSDLLGLVYQPVIFSIFAIGMALIEVVVAFASIILYYRNNGSLEVK
- a CDS encoding NADH-quinone oxidoreductase subunit J, with the protein product MNLSLDLILFLIFSVISISSAIFIVSSKNVFYSAITLAFLGISIAVLITLIAPASYGIYSAFHLLLYVGATVVFLSVSLVMFKGLSVRQINIPWASFVAIIATGAIFTVVVLSLTTIQVSVPKPLDLQQLAETILSEYWFPAIVLVIGLLTTLIEAITLSRRD
- the nuoI gene encoding NADH-quinone oxidoreductase subunit NuoI translates to MDIKEYKKENPFRLFADHLEAITTGLKYMVKPKTITLKYPEESLTLPQGYRGLIRLYKDVCIGCTLCAMICPADAMKMMTEGGKKLPTINYGRCVFCGFCVDICPVDALKETGVHDVAFSNRRDLVFDPDKFNKNFDTVPEDKVVKKVRTVIDEKKGIKYESES
- the nuoH gene encoding NADH-quinone oxidoreductase subunit NuoH; amino-acid sequence: MDILWLLRFYFFYPSFFVVIIFPGLIFTGILLLTTIWFERKAAAKVQMRIGPYYASKKLGGYLQLVADALKFVFSEIIIPNDVNPTLFVLAPILLLMVSILPLTVIPFSIIPKSGSIFSLYFHDFFDPSINEGVLAGFFVQYNLVLVLAMEAIYPIFVVFLAWVTNNRFAIVGAVRETYLSVSYDTLILIATLSLAVEYHTLDIAKIVESGIPGIIADPFAAFVFFVGMLIGSSRFPFDIVEAETEVVIGPYTEYSGFLFVLNMAGSYVGTFIYSLIFADIFLGGWLPFAGFPGAVLTAVKAVIIVFFSVFLRSVYGRYRIDQALRGSWKYLFPLALISLVVGMVVGYLWI